CGCAGAGGGTCGCGGGTGCCAAATAAAGGAGCCCCGGGtctctcggcgtgcgggtctggcgcggggctcgccggggatctcggccggagatcgcggcggggcGTTACGCGCGCGCGGAGACGGCGAGCCTGACCGCTGGGGTCGGCCTGTCAGCGGCTGGGCGAGTGCGCGCGGTGAGCGATGGTCGGCTGACGTGCGGGGCCCGGTTGTCAGCGGGGGGGGGGAAgcgcgcgcggtgcgggcgagTCGGGCGTGGGAGGCGGGCGCGCTGGCGGCGCTGCGAGCGGGCCGTGGGCGCGTGCGCGTGGAGGAGAGGAGTGGGCCGCGTGCTTgggccgccagggaaggaaggGCAGGCcgatgggccgcggggaaaggttTGGGCCGGGTTTTCTGGGTTTGGTTTTtgctttgggttttctttttcctacccttatcctttctaaatctaattcaaacaaagtttgaattcaaattcaaatttgaattcaaaccacactcaaataaaagtatgcaccagcatgaatgcaacaaaaaatttaaacctatgataaattttaattaattaggaacaaaaattagatttaaatgccaactaaacacaataaaccttagaaaattaaataaagccaattaatttattaataaatactgaaatttaaaattagggtgttacactgctAGGTAGAGCAAGAGGGGCTCGCAGGGATCCGGCGCGATGAGCACCAGAGCAGAGGACAAGAGACTATTCAGCCGGTCGAGGGCCGCCTGCACCTCCTCTGCCCAGACGAAGGTGTCCGACTTCTTGAAGAGTTTGTACAGTGGCAATCCTCGTTCGCCCAGTCGGGCGATGAAACGACTGAGGGCTGCGAGGCACCCGGTCAACCTCTGGACGCCCTTGACGCCGCAGATGGGGCACATGTTGGTAATGGCCACGATTTTTTCGCGGTTGGCTTCGATGCCACGCTTGGACACCATGTATCCGAGGGGCTTCCCCTTTGGGACCCCGAAGGTGCACTTCTCAGGGTTTAACTTGATGTTAAACCTTTTGAGGTTGGTGAACGTGGTGCTCGGGGTTGTGACCTAGTCGTCCGCGCGCGGAGTCTTGACGACGATGTCATCAACGTAGACCGCGACCGTTGCCCGGGGCGGCTCCGCCTGGTCGGGGTAGGTTGGCGGGCTAATCTGGTCGGAGAAGCAGGCCTGCATGCAACGTTGGTACGTTGCGCCCGCGTTCTTAAGCCCGAACAGCATGGTGATGTAGGAGTACAAATCGAACGGGGTGATGAAGgatgtcgcgagctggtcggattccTTCATTGCTATCTGGTGATAGCCCGAGTAAGCGTCTAGGAAAGACAAGTTTCGCACCTGGAGGTGGAGTCGATTATTTGGTCTATCCTAGGCAAAGGAAAAGGGTCTTTGGGGCATGGCTTGTTCAGGCTggtgtaatcaacacacatcctccattgaccATTTTTCTTCTTTACAAGGACTGGATTGGATAGCCAGTCGGAGTGGTAGACTTCCTTTATGAAGCCCGCGGCTAAAAGCTTAGCTATCTCCGCTCCTATGGCCCTATGCCTCTCGTCATCGAAGCGGCATAGTCGTTGCTGGACGAGCTTGGATCTTAGAAAAATACGGAGCTCGTGCTCGGTGACCTCCCTTGGGATGCCCGGCATATCAGACAGCTTTAGGCAAAAGTGTCCTTGTTGGCGtggaggaagtcgacgagcgcGAGTTCATATTTGGCCGACAGCTGAGAGCCGACCCGGACCATCTTGGTCGGGATGTTGACCGCGACTAACTTGGTTTCCTCGATCGGGACAAAGGTAGGAGCCTGGCTAGGCTTGCCAGGGTCGGGGTGGCAATCGGCGGTGGAGGCACGGAGTtggccgagctccgccgagtTTGCGGTAGTGGTGGTGAGGTCAAAGTACTCGCGGCTGCTGACGTAGGCCTGCTCGGAGGAGCCGCTCACGGTGATGACACCATTTGGTCCCCGCaacttgagcttgaggtaggtgtagttgggcaccgccatgaacttggcat
This portion of the Panicum virgatum strain AP13 chromosome 2N, P.virgatum_v5, whole genome shotgun sequence genome encodes:
- the LOC120662529 gene encoding uncharacterized protein LOC120662529, which translates into the protein MGNPRACLRASLFPFYGILPGMKAYLLGNLDLPITFGSKANYHTETLTFEVLKLRGPNGVITVSGSSEQAYVSSREYFDLTTTTANSAELGQLRASTADCHPDPGKPSQAPTFVPIEETKLVAVNIPTKMVRVGSQLSAKYELALVDFLHANKDTFA